One genomic region from Candidatus Reconcilbacillus cellulovorans encodes:
- a CDS encoding DNA-binding response regulator — MARPKTILIVEDEPRARDGFRRTLEAWSAGRHRILCADNGAEALRLLDQAPVDVLVTDIRMPGVDGLDLIEHVRQRPRPPVCVLISGYPEFEYAQRAIRLGVVNYLLKPVDRRKLVEAVEQALAVGEERERIERMSRFVDEKLITAEDDGPANPSVRAALQYVEERLHEPLHLRDVAEHVHLNPSYFSALFKEQTGLTFSEYVARSRIRKAKQLLLSTALPVEDIAERVGYRTAKYFIKVFRDYEGVSPSRYRREMAGERRAT; from the coding sequence ATGGCCCGGCCCAAAACCATCCTGATCGTTGAAGACGAACCGCGCGCCCGCGACGGCTTCCGCAGAACGCTCGAAGCCTGGAGCGCAGGACGCCACCGCATCCTGTGCGCGGATAACGGCGCGGAGGCGCTCCGTCTTCTCGACCAGGCTCCAGTCGACGTGCTCGTCACCGACATCCGCATGCCCGGCGTCGACGGGCTCGACCTGATCGAGCACGTCCGGCAGCGGCCTCGACCGCCCGTCTGCGTGCTTATCTCGGGCTACCCGGAATTCGAATACGCGCAGCGCGCCATCCGGCTCGGCGTCGTTAACTACCTACTCAAGCCGGTCGACCGCCGCAAACTCGTCGAAGCTGTCGAGCAGGCGCTGGCCGTTGGCGAGGAACGGGAACGCATCGAGCGGATGTCGCGCTTCGTCGACGAAAAACTGATCACCGCCGAAGACGACGGCCCCGCCAACCCGTCCGTCCGCGCGGCGCTGCAATACGTCGAAGAACGGCTACATGAACCGCTCCACCTGCGCGACGTGGCGGAGCACGTTCATTTGAACCCGAGCTACTTCAGCGCGCTGTTCAAGGAACAGACCGGCCTGACGTTCAGCGAATACGTCGCGCGCAGCCGTATCCGCAAGGCGAAACAGCTGCTTCTGTCCACTGCGCTGCCCGTCGAGGACATCGCCGAACGCGTCGGCTACCGGACGGCGAAATATTTCATCAAAGTGTTCCGCGATTACGAAGGCGTGAGCCCGAGCCGATACCGTCGGGAAATGGCTGGCGAACGCCGCGCAACCTAA